A single region of the Nicotiana sylvestris chromosome 6, ASM39365v2, whole genome shotgun sequence genome encodes:
- the LOC104236446 gene encoding uncharacterized protein encodes MWSCVFPGMASAPPFPISFLLSPRSTAHFTYFLPSLQQLEGKRSNFKTCPLSHYSIKCSSPTQGSTADDSFFQENKELNNQESKGFWKKWKENSAEMSAKLAKLGLAAVLAYGLFDGVTYTCFFVLAFLGYEKSTGNNPAANLQALLGIIIAMWAGNNVTRPFRVAGAAALAPAIDKGLRRIQKYFNFPSLVYAFALVVGIVAGTCFTIIGLLILSRWGQ; translated from the exons ATGTGGTCTTGTGTCTTTCCAGGAATGGCAAGTGCTCCTCCATTCCCAATTAGCTTCTTGCTTTCTCCTCGCAGCACTGCACATTTCACTTATTTCCTCCCATCACTTCAacaacttgaaggaaaaaggagCAATTTCAAGACTTGCCCTTTATCGCATTACTCAATCAAATGTTCATCCCCGACTCAGGGATCTACTGCAGACGATAGCTTTTTCCAAGAAAACAAAGAATTAAAt AACCAAGAGAGCAAAGGGTTTTGGAAGAAATGGAAG GAAAACTCAGCGGAGATGAGCGCAAAGTTAGCAAAGCTGGGGCTTGCAGCTGTTCTGGCTTATGGTCTGTTTGATGGTGTCACATACACTTGCTTCTTTGTGCTTGCATTCTTGGGCTATGAGAAGAGTACTGGGAATAATCCTGCTGCAAATCTCCAAGCCCTCTTGGGG ATTATAATCGCGATGTGGGCGGGAAATAATGTGACAAGGCCATTTAGGGTAGCAGGAGCAGCTGCTTTGGCACCTGCCATTGACAAAGGACTAAGAAGAATCCAAAAATACTTCAACTTTCCAAGTCTTGTATATGCTTTTGCTTTAGTAGTTGGTATAGTTGCTGGGACATGTTTCACCATTATTGGTTTACTCATCCTCTCAAGATGGGGACAGTGA